From the genome of Triticum aestivum cultivar Chinese Spring chromosome 3B, IWGSC CS RefSeq v2.1, whole genome shotgun sequence, one region includes:
- the LOC123068695 gene encoding disease resistance protein Pik-2: protein MQVVTGAMGALIPKLFQLLNEEYKLQKGVKQDVEFLTKELPSMHEALRKVADVPWDKLDKQVKIWADEVRELSYVMEDVVDSFIASVEGSEPAANSNKLKELLKKMGNLLPRGKARRKIAKKIKGIKIQVKEVAERRDRYGVNGAVANLAAAPPTVDPRLLALFKEEKELVGIDVAMDEITKKLTDGDGDGDVPKQQLKILSIFGIGGLGKTAVAKVVHQVLQEKFMLKAFVSVGQKPDVKKVLRDIFLELDKEGYKKSNAQKLDEKQLIVELRKLLENKRYFIVIDDTWDVESRNIISCALKDSNCGSKIITTARSLKVARKSGEAYQLKPLSPSNSEKLLYMRLYGGKSKCPIDHPLEISKKIIQRCGGVPLAILTIASLLDGKVKEDWSKVYDSIGFGHGKNQVVDNTRKILLFSCYDLPYYLRPCFLYLSIYPEDYTINKETLIWKWSAEGFIKEEPGIGQYELGERYFSELVNRSMIQPIWGGHGSCFVTGCRVHDLVLDMICLLSNEENFVRVWDVNDQRTSRQSNSRRLAIHKIVLEQDDSLANMFTPQLRSFSATGCDFHVMPSLTSFGALRVLDMEDCSFNGDDTYHLDHLGSFLHLRYLGLWRIDKVPEKIGNLKFLQTLDLGATRIKELPQSFGLLRQLKRLHFGVAEGIVGMHLLGNLTSLEDLQLRFRTWSPEFVVELRKLTMLRNLKLFTYKDLDDSQVKALVKSLGKLQEIQILDIYSAINVSIGPQGWEGYVPPRQLREFRLRMEKDMLPVWINPSLVQNLTSLCFNLKEVKARDMEILGSFPELVALRLTDLFLGLSEPQDFLPDVMGGLFPKLRYLSTPAPLRFLQGAMPSLESLDYTYLHVDQLKRDTNFVFEFGSWENLPSLQKVEAIILIGTAQENEDEAVVALELAASQHPNRPNLTVKN, encoded by the exons ATGCAGGTGGTGACGGGGGCCATGGGCGCCCTCATCCCCAAGCTCTTCCAGCTCCTCAACGAGGAGTACAAGCTTCAGAAGGGTGTGAAGCAAGACGTCGAGTTCCTCACCAAAGAGCTTCCAAGCATGCACGAAGCACTCCGCAAGGTGGCGGATGTGCCGTGGGACAAGCTTGACAAGCAGGTGAAGATCTGGGCTGACGAGGTCAGGGAGCTGTCATACGTCATGGAGGATGTGGTTGACAGCTTCATAGCAAGTGTCGAAGGCTCCGAGCCCGCCGCCAACTCAAATAAGCTCAAGGAGCTCCTGAAGAAGATGGGGAACTTGCTCCCCAGGGGTAAGGCTCGTCGTAAGATTGCGAAGAAGATTAAAGGCATCAAGATCCAAGTCAAGGAGGTGGCCGAGAGGCGTGACAGGTACGGGGTTAATGGTGCGGTTGCTAATCTAGCTGCAGCCCCACCTACCGTTGACCCTCGCTTGTTGGCTCTGTTCAAAGAGGAGAAAGAGCTTGTTGGCATCGACGTCGCAATGGACGAGATAACCAAGAAGCTCacggatggggatggggatggggatgtgcCCAAGCAACAATTGAAGATTCTCTCCATTTTTGGAATTGGGGGACTTGGCAAAACAGCTGTTGCCAAAGTAGTGCATCAGGTGCTTCAAGAAAAATTCATGCTCAAGGCTTTTGTTTCGGTGGGTCAGAAGCCCGATGTGAAGAAAGTCCTCAGGGACATTTTCCTTGAGCTTGACAAGGAAGGCTACAAGAAATCCAATGCACAAAAGTTGGATGAAAAGCAGCTCATAGTAGAACTCCGAAAATTACTTGAGAATAAGAG GTACTTTATTGTTATTGATGATACATGGGATGTAGAATCAAGGAATATAATCAGTTGTGCTTTGAAGGATAGTAACTGTGGAAGTAAAATAATCACAACTGCTCGTAGTTTGAAAGTCGCCAGAAAGTCCGGTGAGGCTTACCAGCTAAAGCCACTTTCCCCCAGCAACTCTGAAAAATTATTGTATATGAGATTATATGGTGGTAAAAGCAAATGCCCTATTGATCATCCGCTTGAGATATCTAAAAAGATTATACAGAGATGTGGTGGTGTACCATTAGCTATCCTTACAATAGCTAGTTTGTTAGATGGTAAAGTGAAAGAGGATTGGTCTAAGGTCTATGACTCAATTGGTTTTGGGCACGGAAAAAACCAAGTTGTAGACAATACAAGAAAGATACTGCTATTTAGCTGTTATGATCTACCCTATTATCTGAGACCTTGTTTTTTGTATCTAAGCATATATCCAGAAGACTACACAATCAACAAAGAAACTTTGATCTGGAAGTGGTCAGCAGAAGGTTTTATCAAGGAGGAACCGGGGATAGGGCAATATGAGCTTGGAGAGAGATACTTCAGTGAGCTGGTGAATAGAAGTATGATACAACCCATCTGGGGCGGTCATGGCTCATGTTTCGTGACTGGTTGTCGTGTGCATGATCTTGTGCTTGATATGATATGTCTATTGTCAAATGAAGAGAATTTTGTTAGGGTATGGGATGTTAATGATCAAAGGACATCTCGCCAAAGTAATTCTCGTAGGTTAGCCATCCACAAGATAGTCTTGGAGCAGGATGACTCTCTGGCTAACATGTTCACCCCACAATTGAGGTCATTCAGTGCCACCGGATGTGATTTCCATGTGATGCCATCACTTACAAGTTTTGGAGCTTTACGTGTCCTAGATATGGAAGATTGTAGTTTTAATGGAGATGACACTTATCATCTGGACCATCTTGGGAGTTTCCTCCATTTGAGGTACCTGGGATTGTGGAGAATAGATAAGGTACCTGAAAAAATAGGGAATCTGAAGTTTTTGCAGACACTggacttgggggctactaggataAAAGAATTGCCACAAAGTTTTGGTCTGTTAAGGCAACTCAAGCGCTTGCATTTTGGTGTCGCTGAAGGAATAGTTGGCATGCATTTGCTGGGGAACCTAACATCATTGGAAGATCTACAGTTGAGATTTCGCACTTGGTCTCCTGAGTTTGTAGTAGAGCTGCGCAAGCTAACGATGCTGAGGAATCTCAAACTTTTCACTTACAAAGACTTGGATGATAGCCAGGTGAAAGCTCTGGTGAAGTCTCTTGGCAAACTGCAAGAGATCCAAATTCTGGACATTTACTCTGCTATTAATGTGAGTATTGGACCCCAAGGGTGGGAAGGTTATGTACCACCTCGACAGCTCCGTGAATTCAGGCTAAGAATGGAGAAGGACATGTTGCCGGTGTGGATAAACCCGTCACTTGTTCAGAACCTCACCAGTTTATGTTTCAATCTGAAGGAAGTGAAGGCACGGGATATGGAGATCCTTGGGAGTTTCCCAGAGCTCGTTGCTCTACGGTTGACTGATCTGTTTCTGGGGTTGAGCGAGCCACAGGACTTTCTCCCAGACGTCATGGGGGGGTTATTCCCCAAGTTGAGGTACTTGAGTACACCTGCACCGCTGAGGTTTCTGCAGGGAGCGATGCCGAGCCTTGAATCCCTTGATTACACTTATCTCCATGTGGATCAGTTGAAGCGTGACACCAACTTTGTGTTTGAGTTTGGTAGCTGGGAAAACCTCCCTTCACTCCAGAAAGTGGAAGCTATTATCCTGATAGGTACAGCTCAAGAGAACGAGGATGAAGCTGTGGTTGCGCTGGAGCTCGCAGCCAGCCAACATCCCAACCGTCCTAACCTTACAGTCAAGAATTAG